The following nucleotide sequence is from Streptomyces xiamenensis.
GGACAGCGCCTTCGCCTCGGGGGAGTCGAAGGGCAGGCGCAGCCGGAAGAAGACGTCCTGGAGGCCCATCAGGCCCAGGCCCACCGGCCGCCAGCGGCTGTTGGAGGCGGCGGCCTCCTTCGTCGGGTAGAAGTTGATGTCCACCACGCGGTCCAGGAAGGTCACGGCCGTGCGCACGGTGGCGTCGATCCGCTCCCAGTCCATGTCACCGTCGGCGCCCAGGTGCGCGGCCAGGTTGATGGAGCCGAGGTTGCACACGGCGGTCTCGCCGTCGTCCGTGACCTCGATGATCTCGGTGCACAGGTTCGAGGAGTGCACGATCGAGCCGGCCTCGGCCGTCTGGTTGGCGGTACGGTTCGCGGCGTCCTTGAACGTCATCCAGCCGTTGCCGGTCTGCGCCAGGGTCCGCATCATCCGCGCGTACAGCTGCCGGGCGGGCACCCGCTTGGCGGCGCGGCCCTCGGCCTCCGCCTTGCGGTAGGCGGCGTCGAACGCGTCGCCCCACAGGTCCACCAGCTCGGGCACCTCGGACGGCGAGAACAGCGACCACTCGGCGTCGGCCTCCACCCGGCGCATGAACTCGTCCGGGATCCAGTGCGCCAGGTTCAGGTTGTGGGTGCGGCGCGCCTCTTCACCGGTGTTGTCCCGCAGCTCCAGGAACTCCTCCAGGTCGGCGTGCCAGCTCTCCAGGTACACGCAGGCCGCGCCCTTGCGCCGGCCGCCCTGGTTGACGGCGGCGACCGAGGAGTCCAGGGTGCGCAGGAACGGCACGATGCCGTTCGACTTGCCGTTGGTGCCGCGGATGAGCGAGCCCCTGGCCCGGATGCGGGAGTAGGACAGGCCGATGCCGCCGGCGTGCTTGGAGAGCCGCGCGACCTGGTGGTAGCGCTCGTAGATGGAGTCCAGCTCGTCCAGCGGCGAGTCCAGCAGGTAGCAGGAGGACATCTGCGGGTGCCGGGTGCCGGAGTTGAACAGGGTGGGGGAGGACGGCAGGTAGGCGAGCGAGCTGGTCAGCCCGTACAGCCGTGCCACCTCTTCCAGGGCGCGCTCGGAGCGGTCCTCGGCGAGGCCGCAGGCCACCCGGAGCAGGAAGTGCTGCGGGGTCTCGATCACCTTGCGGGTGTGCGGGTGGCGCAGCAGGTAGCGGGACTCGACGGTGCGCAGCCCGAAGTAGCCGAACCGGTCATCCGCGCCGTCCGCGATCGCCTGCTCCACCAGGGCGTTCAGCCGTTCCGCGTGGAGTTCGACGAACTCGGCGGTGGTGTCGGCGATCAGGCCCTCGCGCTGCCCGGCGGCGATCGAGTCGGAGAAGGTGACCGCGCCCTGCCCGGCGGCTTCCTCGCGCACGGCGAGGGTGAGCAATCGGGCGGCGAGCCGCGAGTACTCGGGCTCCTCGCCGATGAGGCCGGCGGCGGCCTCGATGGCGAGCGAGCGGAGTTCGGCCGCGTCGGAGTCGGCCTGCCGGCCGCGGATCACGGCCGCCGTGACCCGCGCGGGGTCGGTGGCGGGCAGATCGGCGGTGAGGTCGCTCACGGTGCGCAGCAGTTCGGCTGAGGCCGGCTCCGCTGGGGCGACGGGTGCGATGGTCACGCGATGCTCTCCCTCATATCGCAGGGACACCTTCAGGGGCGACGCACGACGGGCGCATGCGGGCATACGTGTAGCAAGGCAAAGGCTCACATGACGTATACCGCGCAGCGTCCGCCGGCCCAGCCCACGAGGCCCGGACGTTCTCGATACTGACGGCAGGTGTTCGGACTCATGACGGACCATCTGAAATCAGCCCATCACATACCGTTGCGGGACAGTTCCGGAATCACACCGGATTCCCCTGCGACGACAGCGAGCACGAGCATACATCTAGTGCCGAGGGAAGCGAGCACCACCATATGTAGTGTTCGTCGTCATACTTACGGTCACAGCTCACATGCGAACACGTGAAGTGTGACCCCCGGGAACGGGTCCCAGTCGCGCTCCGGGGCCCGAACGAAGCCGAGCCGCCCGTAGAGTCTGTGCGCTGTGTGCATCTGCGACGAACTGGAGATGACGACACGCCGTTTCCCGGCCCGGCGCGCCCGGCTCAGACACTCCCGCACCAGCGCCTCGCCGATCCCCCGGCCGCGTGCCTCGTTCCGCACCACCAGCATCCGGAACTCGGCCTCCTCGGGGCCGTCGGCGACATCGACGTAGGGCCCGCCGTCCAGGACGAGGGTGACGGAGCCCAGCAGCGTGCCGTCGGTGTCCGCCGCCACCAGGATCTGGGTGTGCGCG
It contains:
- a CDS encoding GNAT family N-acetyltransferase, with the translated sequence MDTMIRAAEPDELTELGEMTATTYLDEGLLTYGAADPYLKVLRDTARRAAHTQILVAADTDGTLLGSVTLVLDGGPYVDVADGPEEAEFRMLVVRNEARGRGIGEALVRECLSRARRAGKRRVVISSSSQMHTAHRLYGRLGFVRAPERDWDPFPGVTLHVFACEL
- a CDS encoding ribonucleoside-diphosphate reductase subunit alpha; translation: MTIAPVAPAEPASAELLRTVSDLTADLPATDPARVTAAVIRGRQADSDAAELRSLAIEAAAGLIGEEPEYSRLAARLLTLAVREEAAGQGAVTFSDSIAAGQREGLIADTTAEFVELHAERLNALVEQAIADGADDRFGYFGLRTVESRYLLRHPHTRKVIETPQHFLLRVACGLAEDRSERALEEVARLYGLTSSLAYLPSSPTLFNSGTRHPQMSSCYLLDSPLDELDSIYERYHQVARLSKHAGGIGLSYSRIRARGSLIRGTNGKSNGIVPFLRTLDSSVAAVNQGGRRKGAACVYLESWHADLEEFLELRDNTGEEARRTHNLNLAHWIPDEFMRRVEADAEWSLFSPSEVPELVDLWGDAFDAAYRKAEAEGRAAKRVPARQLYARMMRTLAQTGNGWMTFKDAANRTANQTAEAGSIVHSSNLCTEIIEVTDDGETAVCNLGSINLAAHLGADGDMDWERIDATVRTAVTFLDRVVDINFYPTKEAAASNSRWRPVGLGLMGLQDVFFRLRLPFDSPEAKALSTRISERIMLAAYETSADLAERHGPFENWEKTRTARGVLHPDHYADAQVTWPERWEALRTRIAGTGMRNSLLLAIAPTATIASIAGVYECIEPQVSNLFKRETLSGEFLQVNTYLVEELKRLGLWNEATRGALREANGSIDGIASLPAEVRDLYRTAWELPQRALIDMAAARTPFIDQAQSLNLFMASPTIGKLSSMYAYAWKSGLKTTYYLRSRPATRIAASARGGSAAATAPAPTIPVQQQPAAVTEADAVACSLENPESCEACQ